The Brachyhypopomus gauderio isolate BG-103 chromosome 2, BGAUD_0.2, whole genome shotgun sequence genome contains a region encoding:
- the bcl2l10 gene encoding bcl-2-like protein 10, whose translation MSCWKETLVLAEDYIDFCIDIRQTPPSESAKAMRFLAKEMERQHHSRFHSLSLSFLEACGSDPSACLRGVMAELVEDGKLNWGRVVSLFTFTGVLATELCSRGKGPESCRQLAETIADYLGGEKRDWLLENEGWDGFCKFFRGAGHVSQESSMKTALFAAAGVGLAGLTFLLVR comes from the exons ATGTCCTGTTGGAAAGAGACGTTGGTGTTGGCAGAAGATTACATTGACTTCTGCATCGACATCCGACAGACACCTCCCAGCGAGTCAGCCAAGGCCATGCGGTTCCTGGCCAAAGAGATGGAGCGCCAGCACCACTCCAGGTTCCACTCGCTGTCCCTCAGCTTCCTGGAGGCATGTGGCTCGGATCCCAGTGCCTGCCTCCGTGGCGTCATGGCCGAGCTGGTGGAAGACGGCAAGTTGAACTGGGGCAGAGTGGTTTCACTCTTCACGTTCACAGGTGTGCTGGCCACAGAGTTGTGTTCCAGGGGAAAAGGACCGGAGTCCTGCAGACAGCTGGCTGAGACAATAGCAGACTACCTGGGAGGAGAGAAGCGGGACTGGTTACTAGAGAATGAGGGCTGG GATGGCTTCTGTAAGTTCTTCCGTGGTGCAGGACACGTCAGCCAGGAATCCTCCATGAAGACGGCCCTGTTCGCAGCTGCTGGAGTTGGTCTCGCTGGACTGACCTTTCTACTGGTGCGCTGA